A segment of the Aureliella helgolandensis genome:
TCAATCGAGATGTGCTCGTGGTCACCGAGCTGGTTGACTCCGGGGTGTCCGTTGTAGATCTCGAAGAATTGCTCATGGATCACATGGGCCAAGTCCTCAGCGGTCACCGCATAGTGGAAATTGGGATGGTTTAAGTGGGGCAACAATTGACGGCCAGTGCTCTTTTCTTGTTCGAGGACGGACCGAAGATTGTTTTGCATGACTTCCCGGACCGTAGCACCGCCCAGCGGTTGGATGATCTCTCGCAAATTGGTTGCGTTCATGTGCACCGGTTTCCCCTCGGCACTATCGCTGATCTCTTCGGCGGGAATGAGTAGGAATTGATTGGCTTGTTGGAGCAGCGGAGCAAACTCGTCGAGCGGCTTAAGTCGCACTTCTAGCTTGTCCCCCTCGCCACGCGTTTCTACCCAGTCATCTCCAAATCGGGCTTGGTATTTTTCGAGCACATCGGGCTCAGCGCGTTTGAGAATGGATTGCAAGGCCATCCAGCGTTGGCCGTCTTGAATGATATTGTGATCGGAAAGTGCAAGGAAATTGTATTCCTGATCGAGGTACCAACCGGCGATCATTTCGGGAAAGTCATCGCCATCACTCCACAGGGAGTGGGTGTGCAGATTCCCCTTCCACCATTGCATTTTCGGTGAATCGTCCGGTGGAGTCTGCGCGTTGGTCAGGGGGGAACTGGCTAGGTTGAGAACTGCAGCCAATACCAGCGTAAACACGGTGAGAGAAAGAGATCGCATGAGAGCTTTCTTGAAGGGAGGGAAGGGGAGGCGAGTGGCGGAGAATTCAAGGTCGAATCCACAACCCTGCCACTGTGGGATATTGGTTGGCTCCATGCAAGTATGAGGACATGAAAAATCCATGGTAGCTCCTCCCAGAGTGTCCTCAACTCAACTGCATGGCGGAAGCGTTCGTCCCTCCATTTAGTGGATTCGGTGGACGGGAGCGGTATGCCGCTCTGCGAAAACGCAAAGTTGT
Coding sequences within it:
- a CDS encoding PHP domain-containing protein, which encodes MDFSCPHTCMEPTNIPQWQGCGFDLEFSATRLPFPPFKKALMRSLSLTVFTLVLAAVLNLASSPLTNAQTPPDDSPKMQWWKGNLHTHSLWSDGDDFPEMIAGWYLDQEYNFLALSDHNIIQDGQRWMALQSILKRAEPDVLEKYQARFGDDWVETRGEGDKLEVRLKPLDEFAPLLQQANQFLLIPAEEISDSAEGKPVHMNATNLREIIQPLGGATVREVMQNNLRSVLEQEKSTGRQLLPHLNHPNFHYAVTAEDLAHVIHEQFFEIYNGHPGVNQLGDHEHISIEHMWDVANAIRLAVLDAEPLLGIATDDSHEYHGKPGARPGRGWVMVQSPFLTPEYLILAMKSANFYASSGVTLGAVDFDAESRTLSLDIQGAPEATFETQFIATLKSDKPGELPTADAIGKVVQRTSGRHPSYQMTGNELYVRALVTSSIAHTDPSIADQKQQAWTQPVGWEKP